The Rhodococcus sp. ABRD24 genome contains the following window.
ACAGCGGATCCTTCGAGCTTCCACGAATCCTGCTTGTGTGGAGCCAACCGCCACACCCTCGACACCGTGGACTGTGACATGCCCAGATGTTCCGCCATCGACCGTGTCGACCAATGCGTCGCATCCTTCGGTGTCAATTCGAGCGTCGCGGTGATCAGGTCCTCGATCTTCGCGTCATCCACCATCCGCGCACGCCAAAACGATCCGCGACCGCATCGCCAATCCTGCCGCACTCGTGGGACGGCGAACCCAACCCTCCAACTCGGCCCGCTCCGCATCGCTGAGAACAATCACAGCAGCACGCGGACCCCGAGTCGCCATACCCAACAGTATCTACTGATGGACAATTTATGACTCAAGACACCTAGAGGGCTCGCCTCCAGAGCCGGACGATCACGTACCCGTTGAGGGCGGCGATCGCGACGTACGGGATGAGGACCACGCACGCTGCCAAGGGCGAGAACGACAGCTCCGAGCTGCTCGGATCGTGCTGCCCGGCGAGTGCCACCGTGTCGGCGACGATGTTGTAGGCGAGGACCGCGACGACGAGCACGACTGCCGCACTGCCGATCGAGGCGAGCCGGCGTCCGAAGCGGAACCGTCGTTTCAGGGCGGTTGCCCCGAACAGTGACACCAGGATCGCCGGCACGAACACGACCAGGCCGACGAAGCCCGCGAAAAGCCAGGTGAGCACCACATCGTCGATCAGCGGCCAACGATTGCCTTCGACGGCTGCCGCCAGCACCGAAAGGATGAGCAGCAGGATCGGCAGCAGCGCCACCCACGTGACCCAGGCGGCGTCACGTGGGTGCCACCCGGTGTCGTGCCGGGAGGGGTTGTCGATCCCGGGGCCGGCGGGTGCGTCCGTTCCATGCAGCTCGCTCATCCCGCCAGGCTGCCACAGTGCCTGCCACAAACCGAGATCCTTCTTTTTTCGGTGAGTCCGGTCGTCCGGATCAGCCCGCGTTCGCCTGCTCGGCCCGCGGCATCAGCGTCGACGACACCGTCAGCAGCGCCCCGACCGCGAACACAGCGATGCCCCTCTCCGCGTTTTGCGCACTTGTCGCGGTTTCGGGGACCGATTCCGGGCGATAAGTGCGCAAAACGCGGGAGGGAGGGGCGGTCGTGGTCGCCGGTGTCCGGATGACCGGCCACGCGTGTGCTGTGCCGTGCACCGATCCGCGGGCCCGATAGGGTAGCCAACGTGCGTCCTTCACTCGAGTCCTACACCCACCTGGCAGGCGGCAAGGTCCGCGATCTGTACACGATCGACGACGAGCACCTGCTGCTGGTCGCGAGTGACCGGATCTCGGCCTACGACCACGTGCTGACGACCCCGATCCCCGACAAGGGCCGTGTGCTCACCGCGATGAGCGTGTTCTTCTTCGAGAAGCTCGGTGGCAACAACCACCTGGCGGGGGACCCGCTGGACGAGCGCATCCCCGAGGAGGTCCTCGGTCGGGCCCTCGTGGTCCGCAAGCTGAACATGCTCCCCGTCGAGTGCGTCGCCCGGGGGTATCTCACCGGCTCGGGACTGCTGGACTACCAGCGCACGGGCGCGGTGTGCGGCGTCGAACTACCGGAGGGCCTGGTCGAGGCGAGCAAGCTGCCGGATCCGATCTTCACCCCGGCCAGCAAGGCCGACCTCGGCGATCACGACGAGAACATCGACTTCCAGACCGTCATCGAGAAGGTGGGTCAGGATCTCGCGGTGAAGTTGCGCGAGGACACCCTCGACATCTACTTCCGGGCGTCGAGCTTCGCAGCCGAACGCGGAGTCATCCTCGCCGACACGAAGTTCGAGTTCGGGCTCGACTCCGACGGCAACCTCGTCCTCGCCGACGAGGTGCTGACGCCGGATTCGTCGCGTTACTGGCCGGCGGACGGTTACGAGCCGGGCAAGGTGCAGCCGAGCTTCGACAAGCAGTTCGTGCGCAACTGGCTCACCAGCCCTGCGTCGGGCTGGGACCGTGCGTCGGACACCCCGCCGCCGGCGCTGCCGCAGGAGATCGTGGATGCGACCCGCGCGCGCTACATCGAGGCGTACGAGCGCATCTCCGGGCTCTCCTTCGAGGATTGGGCGGGCTGAGATGACTGCGCTCACTCCTCCCGTGGCCAATCGGGTTCCCCTCGAGCGCACCCATCACGGTGACACGTTCGTGGACCACTACGAGTGGTTGCGCGCCAAGGAGGATCCGGAGGTCGTCGAGTACCTGGAGGCCGAGAACGCGTACACCGCGCAGCAGCTCGAGCATCTGGAGCCGTTGCGCGAGAAGCTCTTCCAAGAGATCAAGTCTCGCACGCAGGAAACCGACATGTCGGTGCCGACGCGGCTGGGCGACTGGTGGTACTACGCCCGCACCACCGAGGGAAAGCAGTACGGCGTGCAATGCCGGTGCCCGATCGCGGGACCGGACGACTGGACTCCGCCCGAACTGTCCGTCGATACCGTCATCCCCGGCGAGCAGGTGCTGCTCGACGCCAACGCCCTGGCCGACGGACACGAGTTCTTCTCGCTCGGCGCGTTCTCGGTGAGCCACGACGGCACTCTGCTGGCGTACTCCGTCGACGTGATAGGCGACGAGCGCTACACGCTGCGGTTCAAGAACCTCACCACCGGTGAGCTGCTTGCCGATGAGATTCCCGACACCGCGCCGGGTGTCACGTGGGCGATCGATCACCAGCACGTCTTCTATCTGACGGTGGACGAGTCGTGGCGGCCCGACACCGTGTGGCGGCACAAGCTCGGCACCACGCAGAACCAGGACGTCCAGGTCTTCCACGAGCCGGACGAGCGCTACTGGGTGGCGGTCGGGTCCACTCGTAGCGAGAAGTACCTGATGATCTGGCTCGGGTCGAAGGTGACGACTGAGGGCTGGATGCTCGAGTCGGCGAATCCCGAGGGCAGTTTCCGGGTGATCCTGCCCCGCCGTGAGGGTGTCGAATACTCGGCGGAACATGCCGTGATCGCCGGCGAGGACCGTTTCCTGATCCTGCACAACGACGTCGTCGACGGTGAGAAGGCCGAGAACTTTGTGCTCGCGCAGGCCCCGGCGTCGGATCCGGCCGCGATGGAGATCCTCGTCCCGCACCGTCACGATGTGCGCCTCGAGGACATCGACACGTTCGCTGACTACCTCGTGCTCAGCTACCGCCGGGACGTGCTGACCCGGTTGGCAATCTGGCCGCTCACCGCGGACGGCTACGGCGAGCTCACCGAGATGGAGTTCGACGAGGAACTGTTCTCGGTGGGCCTGGGCTCCAATCCTGAGTGGGACCAGCCCACCCTGCGTCTGGGCTATACATCGTTCATCACGCCGTCTCGGGTGTACGACTACCAGCTTGCGACCGGTGAATTGCTGCTGCGCAAGACCCAGCCGGTGCTCGGCGGGTTCGATCCGGCCGAGTACGAGC
Protein-coding sequences here:
- a CDS encoding S9 family peptidase, with translation MTALTPPVANRVPLERTHHGDTFVDHYEWLRAKEDPEVVEYLEAENAYTAQQLEHLEPLREKLFQEIKSRTQETDMSVPTRLGDWWYYARTTEGKQYGVQCRCPIAGPDDWTPPELSVDTVIPGEQVLLDANALADGHEFFSLGAFSVSHDGTLLAYSVDVIGDERYTLRFKNLTTGELLADEIPDTAPGVTWAIDHQHVFYLTVDESWRPDTVWRHKLGTTQNQDVQVFHEPDERYWVAVGSTRSEKYLMIWLGSKVTTEGWMLESANPEGSFRVILPRREGVEYSAEHAVIAGEDRFLILHNDVVDGEKAENFVLAQAPASDPAAMEILVPHRHDVRLEDIDTFADYLVLSYRRDVLTRLAIWPLTADGYGELTEMEFDEELFSVGLGSNPEWDQPTLRLGYTSFITPSRVYDYQLATGELLLRKTQPVLGGFDPAEYEQLREWAIAEDGTRIPLSMVRRKGVGSGPAPTLLYGYGSYEVSIDPAFSVARLSLLDRGMVFAVAHVRGGGEMGRHWYENGKALTKKNTFTDFVSCARHLVAEGWTTPAQLVADGGSAGGLLMGAVANLAPELFAGILANVPFVDPLTSILDPELPLTVIEWDEWGNPLEDPQVYEYMRSYSPYENVEAKDYPAILAITSINDTRVLYVEPAKWVAALRATKTGDTPLLLKTEMSAGHGGVSGRYEKWKEVAFEYAWVLDTAGAV
- a CDS encoding phosphoribosylaminoimidazolesuccinocarboxamide synthase — protein: MRPSLESYTHLAGGKVRDLYTIDDEHLLLVASDRISAYDHVLTTPIPDKGRVLTAMSVFFFEKLGGNNHLAGDPLDERIPEEVLGRALVVRKLNMLPVECVARGYLTGSGLLDYQRTGAVCGVELPEGLVEASKLPDPIFTPASKADLGDHDENIDFQTVIEKVGQDLAVKLREDTLDIYFRASSFAAERGVILADTKFEFGLDSDGNLVLADEVLTPDSSRYWPADGYEPGKVQPSFDKQFVRNWLTSPASGWDRASDTPPPALPQEIVDATRARYIEAYERISGLSFEDWAG